In one Methanothrix sp. genomic region, the following are encoded:
- the cbiQ gene encoding cobalt ECF transporter T component CbiQ, whose amino-acid sequence MKSVNLTHTGFAPPPPARKDFVKKTIDGIISFFQEAMTTEEISSRKGLLQGLDPRVKLISILSMIFAISMTKNLEIIVLFYILTLIFAYLSSINIVFFIKRVWLFIPIFTGVIAIPMALNVFLPGDLLVPLLNPGPGAHIGPFGLPESIYITSQGVRAAVLFTLRVAACVSAVVLLFLTTPQKALFKSLRSIGVPKVYVLTLEMANRYIFLFMEMVRDLYIAKRSRTIKSRGTLAEQRWVGGRIGYMLIKALDMSEKVHMAMISRGFSGDVRISHEFAMRRRDYIALGVSVVISIILLTHGIVNA is encoded by the coding sequence ATGAAGAGCGTCAATCTTACACACACAGGGTTTGCCCCACCGCCCCCCGCGAGGAAGGACTTCGTCAAAAAGACGATAGACGGCATAATCTCCTTCTTCCAGGAGGCGATGACAACCGAGGAGATATCCTCAAGAAAAGGCCTTCTCCAGGGCCTCGACCCCAGGGTCAAGCTGATCTCGATACTTTCAATGATATTCGCAATAAGTATGACAAAAAATCTGGAGATCATAGTATTATTTTATATTCTTACGCTGATATTTGCATATCTAAGCTCGATAAATATAGTTTTCTTCATAAAAAGGGTGTGGCTATTCATACCCATCTTCACAGGTGTGATCGCGATCCCCATGGCGCTCAACGTCTTCCTGCCCGGGGATCTGCTCGTACCTCTGTTGAATCCCGGGCCAGGCGCACACATAGGGCCTTTCGGGCTTCCGGAGAGCATATACATAACATCTCAGGGGGTCAGGGCAGCGGTTCTATTCACGCTGAGGGTTGCAGCATGCGTGTCCGCAGTGGTCCTGCTCTTCCTCACAACCCCTCAGAAGGCGCTCTTCAAATCCCTGCGATCCATTGGCGTGCCGAAGGTCTACGTTCTCACGCTAGAGATGGCCAACAGGTACATCTTTCTCTTCATGGAGATGGTCAGGGATCTCTACATCGCGAAGAGGAGCAGGACGATCAAAAGCAGGGGCACCCTGGCGGAGCAGAGATGGGTCGGTGGAAGGATAGGCTACATGCTTATAAAGGCTCTCGACATGAGCGAGAAGGTCCACATGGCGATGATATCCAGAGGCTTCAGCGGCGATGTCAGGATCAGCCATGAATTCGCAATGCGTAGACGCGACTACATCGCTCTAGGGGTATCTGTGGTGATCAGCATTATTCTCCTCACACACGGGATTGTTAACGCATGA
- a CDS encoding ABC transporter ATP-binding protein: MNVIFDLQDVSYIYNGRLKALEDINLRICQGEQVALLGANGSGKSTLLAIIDALIYPTSGRYYAFGTQVNEELFGTLRDNEFKRFFRSKVGFVFQNPDVQLFSSTVFDEIAFGPMQLDMPMEDVRERVEELMEMLGIVKLRDRAPHTLSGGEKKKVCIASVLATNPDVLLLDEPTAGLDPRSQLWLIELLNELASCGKTIITATHDLDIVDKISRRAVVIGENHRIVVDRDVDDVLSDIDLLLETNLIHEHMHRHGRLVHRHPHLHRDEHAHTHIHS; encoded by the coding sequence ATGAACGTGATATTCGATCTGCAGGATGTATCTTACATCTACAATGGAAGGCTGAAAGCGCTGGAAGATATAAATCTGAGGATATGCCAGGGAGAGCAGGTCGCACTCCTGGGTGCAAACGGCTCAGGAAAGTCGACGCTCCTGGCCATAATCGATGCTCTCATTTATCCGACATCAGGCAGGTACTACGCATTCGGAACTCAGGTGAATGAGGAGCTGTTCGGCACGCTCCGGGATAACGAGTTCAAGCGGTTCTTCCGCAGCAAGGTGGGGTTCGTCTTCCAGAATCCCGACGTTCAGCTCTTCTCATCCACGGTCTTCGATGAGATAGCCTTCGGACCCATGCAGCTGGATATGCCGATGGAGGATGTCCGGGAAAGAGTGGAGGAGCTGATGGAGATGCTCGGCATAGTGAAGCTCCGGGACAGGGCGCCTCACACGCTCAGTGGCGGCGAGAAGAAGAAGGTCTGCATAGCCTCAGTTCTCGCGACGAACCCTGATGTTCTGCTTCTGGATGAGCCGACCGCGGGGCTTGACCCACGCAGCCAGCTCTGGCTGATCGAGCTTCTGAACGAGCTCGCCAGCTGCGGAAAGACGATCATCACGGCCACACACGACCTGGACATCGTAGATAAGATAAGCAGGAGGGCTGTTGTAATAGGAGAGAACCACAGGATCGTGGTCGATAGAGATGTCGATGATGTTCTCAGCGACATAGATCTGCTTCTGGAGACTAATCTCATCCACGAGCACATGCACCGCCATGGCAGGCTGGTCCACAGGCATCCACATCTGCACAGAGATGAGCATGCTCACACCCACATACACAGCTGA